The genomic segment aATCATTTTGGTTATAAAAGAACACTCAAAAGTCATTTCTGTTATCTAAAGCCCAAGGTAGATTATGTAAAAAGCTTGAATTGAAACTGAATATGTATTCTGTCTTTTACTTGCGCTTCCgaatttatcaggatttagttAAAAATTTATTCTAGCTCTGTCTTCAGTATGACTCCAATTTCATGTGATCATTAGATTTGGGCAATATTTATATCAAAAGCTGATCACAGATATCGattctttattaatttagatatttgagTATTCTGGAAATCCTTATAATTTCAATTATTTGTTCATTAGGGACCAGGTATCGCACAGGAATTACACATTTGTCCGATTTTAGTGAACCACGAAAAAACTTGTCAGTTCTGAACTTACTCAGAGGATACAGAGTggttatagacggtttcatcgggcgcacgcgcctggacctaagttaacttccggtctgttggctgcagtgccttgccttctacaaacgcagttaaagttaaggtgatgagtagactgaagttgggctcaggtggttgtgctgcggggtgtgtttcccatacatttattttatatttggagactcgccacaattttaaaactgatcgattttttcaaaaaggcttcgttgaataaacatgagtaactttacgtactgcacttttattaataataatttcttacatttatatgtttaaatatcaaagtgaagcacaggtgtttttatatcgctgtatttctgaagtaggacttgcatgttatatgcctgatagcagcgtgtgagcgtaccagctttgcattgtttacagctgttattggggaaacctctatttctagcgctttatgtctatgctgtaaaacatctcctgctggcaaataatgaatttgcatattcattaagtccgcctaATCCACGCAgctaacatattttgtttgttatcaaaaaaatatctactctagagggacttggctgttgttatttattctatttggaagtctaccggaagttaagttaggtccacaatacCGGCACGCGCAGTAACGTTTGGTTATATTGTTGCCGTTGAAACTGTCTATAATACCTTTAAGTGAGCTGCCCCCTGCATGCTTATAacaaaaagtgtaattttttatAACCACAAGAGGAACACCATGTTAAGCCAGTGTCAGTCAGAAATCAGAAGTCCCTTATGGTGTTTCCCATGGATCATCCATTAATGTTTCTGTATTATCTTTCCTGAACGAAGATTTACGGAAATACCACTACACGTTTAATCTACTTGAAAAATGatttcagaagagatcagaatatatcaaatataacTATTTATcatcagtcaggtaaatatgtattatgCCAATTTACATAGTCAATTCATCTCAGAGATAAATCTAGGAGTAAAGAATGCATACCCTACTTCAGGAAATTACATAGTATATAAGTGTGTGGATACACTTCTACGGGCTTTCTGACTACAGAATCAAAAAGTAGTGTTTTGTCACTTCCCTTATATACTCAGACCAGATAATAAAGAAATCTTCAAAGCAGttgtaaaaacttaaaaaacCTTTTGGTTAGTTAGGTTCTCATGGCCCCAGGGTCACACCTGGCTTGGAAGCATTCCCACAGACCCTATAATGGAATACAACCCTTCCACGGCATAAAACAATTCTACAAGTTTTCAATATTTATCATAACTACTAAGTGACTGTGAAATTGAGACCAATTTACTAATCGCACAGAGACCTttaaaatgacaccaaacatgGAGGGGAAAGAAACAGGTTCACAAGATATAACACATGGGGCATATGGATATTCTTGCTTTTGGAGGAGAAGAGTGAGATCAGGGAGGGGAGGAAATAGGGAGAAAGGGGGTCGTAAATGAGAAAGGGGAGAGGTGTCTTTTGTTCTCTTTGGAGTATCATTTTGAGTAGTGAGAAGCAGCAAAAGCACTTGCTGCTGCATTTCCTTCATCATAAATACAAGTTTGTCCTGTTTAAGGCTGTTTGAGTCCATTTGAGTGCTTACAGACTCTTCTTGTGAAATGAAAGATTATTCTTGTCAAAGAACAGTGAGAAATGAAACCACTTCCTGTCTAGACTTAACACTTTTGAAGATGTTAATAAACATTTCACATGCAATTTAGCTCATCTGTGAAGACGTACTGGTCAACACAGTGGCAATGGATTTAGAGGCTATTTATGAAACTGTTGAACGCAGAGATATTGAAAACACAACTGGACCTCAATCTCAGAGTCACGGCCAGGATGAAGGAAAAGATCTAAAGCACAGTAAGAAGAAAACTACTTGAAAGCAGAAATGTTTTCGCAGATGATGTTAGTAATAGTATAACAATAAGGAAAATGAGAACCGCCACATACAATttcaaatatgtatattaatgaaGTCAGTATTTCAGTTTGGACtttttcaaaatgttcttgtttGCATATTTTATAATAGCAAAACCAGATGACCTATAAAAaactcataaaacataaaaaggcaTGTCTATTACCAAAATCAACAGTAGATTACCTACAGAGGCTGATTTGAAACTTAAATTCAGATTATATGAAGAATATTAActgatatttgtgttttttttcctgacGGTCAGGAGGAAGTAGATGTTTGGGGTTGATCACAGTGGGTCTCGGGCTCATTAGTGTTCTTCTGGTGGTCTTCAACATGCTGCAGCACATCACCATCACAACGGAAAGAGATCTGACAAATAATTACAAGAACACTCTTGAAGAGTTTAATCAAACCATCAAGAGTTTACAGGACAATTACACTGATCTAATGACTAAAAAACACCAACTGCAGAACAACTTCAGCTCTTTAAGTCAGAAGAACCTGGAACAGGAGACGAGAGTCAGAGATCTCACTGCTAAGAAAACCCAGTTACAGAGAAATGTTGATTCTTTAAGTCAGAAGAACCTGGAACAGGAAAACAGAGTCAGAGATCTCACTGCTGCGAAAACCCAGTTACAGAGAAATGTTGAATCTTTGAGTCAGAAGAAACAGGACCTGGAGACCAGAGTCGCTTCTCTGAGTGAGGGACTTAAATAAAgaatcattattatcattaatgaaCACAGTTTTATAAAGTGTATGTTTCTGTGTGGTTCAGGTTGGTTCTTCATGTCCACTGAGTTGAGCTGGTCTGCCAGCAGACAGTACTGCAAGAATCATGGTGCTGATCTGGTCATTATCAACACTGAAGAGAAGCAGGTAAGTTTGTGTGAATGTCTGTTAATAAATGAGAGCAATCACAATTCTTCCTGTTTTTATTCACACAGAGGTTCATATCCTCATTAGTAAGTGAGAGAGTGTGGATTGGTTTGTCTGACACAGAGAACGAGGGCACCATGAAATGGGTGGATAATTCAGCATTAAAACAAGGGTAAGTGCTAAACTTCACTGTGTATTCATTTGTTTTAGTCTTTTGATTCGCAGTATAAAATCACAACCTTCAGAAGAAAGTAGAAGTGAAAACTCTTCCACAAACAACACAACCACAATTAAagacatttactgtaaatattataaagAAAACTCTTCTTCTGTCTTCTACTTTTCACTTCCGCACCAGCATCTTTAAAACTTTGAACTTGAAATGTGCTATTATACTGAGTATTATTGATTTGTACATTTTTGCTCCTGAAAAACTGAATCTCTGATACATGTTGTTCAGGTTTTGGATCAAAGGTGAGCCAAACAACTACGGTGGCACTGAAGACTGTATTGAACTGAATTACAATAGAATGCAGAAGGAATGGTCACCACTGAAAAGCTGGAATGATATTTCATGTTCTGAAACCAAAAAAGGGATTTGTGAGAAATAGGGTTCATACCATCTTCTGGTTTTGCTATAATTATCTAATATATTCAGTCTTATTGTAATCACATAAGTTCTGATTGAGGTCCCTGCCATAGGCGGAGTTTCACTTTTTTGCGTGGGGGGGCACGTACCAGCAGATGCGGTGTaacagtcgattctgttcccctcggaatgtctgtttccatttacgcaaacatactacagTTCTTGCGTATTTGGcgagttactatacgtacgatcagaactagcgtgcgcaagaagtgtgactggatgtacggcaagtcaaatagttcaaaataccgtcctaaatcttaaacttgaaaataaaattagaGACGATAGGCTTTTCAACttcaaatgtaaaaacataagacaaaaataacggaacaactgcaagatgaataattaaaaaaaaagaacataaacgggagtgtgagaatcattttactatgctgcagtgtagcaagaaatttttccctttttgctttctttacatccaggtgtgtttggtgcatTTGCATGCGGGTATGTTGCCAAATCCgtggaatttaggctactttgggaatatgtttgattaactatttggttgggtttattacacggacctggcaacccgaggggaaacagacattcagaggggaacagaatcgactgctacaccggcctCGGTTGCTGTATCAGTTGCAGCAGTGGAATTGATGGTTGAAGTGCCAGAGTTAGAAAACGccacacttttactagtgggttTATAAAAAAAACGACGAAtgtccattttgtttatttagctcGTAGACTAAAGCAGGAACAGAACGAGAAGAGAATCCACTCACGTAACTTACCGCGATACTTTGAAGTCCACCAAATAAGCTTCTTTTTCaatatagtaattaaaaataatgaattctAAACTTACTCATTATATCCACAAAAATTATAAGATAGgacaaataaaattagaaaatatgaattctgtattcatttttattttttgaaagcacAAGACACACTCTGGTCTGGGGGGGCAGTGCCCCCCTTAGCCCCCCCCAAACTCCGCCCATGGTccctgccttaaaaaaaaaacatgtttctcaTTGTGTGAATTGGGGTGATCTGGGATACAAAACCTGTGTCCATGTTTTGCTCCATCATAAGCAGCTCTATATAAATTAAGTCTTATTCTAGCAGTTATCATGAGTCTCATTTGTTGATCTCAAGTGTTGAGGAGACACAGTAAACTACAGAAGTCTAAAGATTCCAGATTACTCTGATTCACCCTCTTATACTGATGCTGAGTGTCTGtaatctctttctctctaaaTAAATTTGTCAGTTACCATAgtaaacagcattttaattttatattttagcagATATGACTGAATTATTAATTTCGGTATGGAGAGATTTCCTCCAGTCCTGGATGACGCAGCAGAAAGCAGGTTTATCAGACTaaagtgctcaagaaacatgagcTCCAAAGTGATGCTCCAAGAGTTTTTTCGTCCAATTATAGATATTTATGTGTTTAAATCTTCCACCGTCTATTCCATACTAATGTAGTTAAATAGTATCATGTATTAACAAGGTCAAACCACCAGCAAATAACATCAACATGCATCCtgtaatcaaatcaataaaagaaaTCAAATTCTCAAAGAAAAATCTAGGAGTAAAGAATGCATACCCAACTTCAGGAAATGACATAGTATACAGAGTGTGTGGATACACTTATACGGACTTTCTGACTACAGAATCAAAAAGTAGTGTTTAGTCACTTCCCTTATATACTCAGACCAGACAACAAATAAATCTTCAAATcagttgtaaaaacataaaaccttTTTGGTTTGTTAGGTTCTTGTGGCCCCAGGGTCACACCTGGCTTGGAAGCATTCCCACAGAACCAGTGGAATACACTCCTTCCTCGAAGTTTTCAATATTTCTTATAATACAAGTGACTGTGAAATTGAGACCAATTTACTAATTGCACAGAGACCTTTAAAATGATACTAAACATGGAGGGGAAAACAACAGGTTCACAAGATATAACACATGGGGCATATGGATATTCTTGCTTTTGGAGGAGAAGAGTGAGATCAGGGAGGGGAGGAAATAGGGAGAAAAGGGGTCATAAATGAGAAAGGGGAGAGGTGTCTTTTGTTCTCTTTGGAGATCCCTTCTCCAGAGGAAATGAGGAAGCATAATTTTGAGTAGTGAGAAGCACCAAGAGCAATTGCTGCTGCGTTTCCTTCATCATAAATACAAGTTTGTCGTGTTTAAGGCTGAGTCCATTTGAGTGCTTACAGACGCTTCTTGTGAAATGAAAGACTTTATTCTTGTCAAAGAACAGTGAGAAATGAAACCACTTCCTGTGTAGACTTAACACTTTTGAAGAtgttaataaacatttcaaaGGCAATATAGCTCATCTGTAAAGACGTACTGGTCAACACAGTGGACAATGGATTTAGAGGCtatttatgaaaatgttgaaTGCAGAGATACTGAAAGATATTTCATAAGAGATGCAAAGAGTACGGAGAGAGCCAGAGTCTTGCGCCCCGCGTTTATCAGTATCCTTATGTACATTGGGCTAAAAAGAAAAGCTCaataaagtacaaaaaataaaacagtaaaaaaataatttgactaatataccccccccccccccccaaggttTCTAAAGATATCACGATATATTGATATcgtgaattcttatggccacaataacgGTGATATGAAAAATCTTATATCCTGACAGCCCTATTTGGgtaaacagcacacacacacacacgtttgtttttgtacaAAGTGGGGACAtctcataggcgtaatggtttttatactgtacaaactgtatatgctaacgccctacaccaaccctacacctaaccctaaccctggcaggaaactttgtgcatttttactttctcaaaaaaactcattcggtatgatttataagcgtttagaaaaatggggacatgggttatgtcctcataagtcaccctctccttgtaatacctgtgtcatacaaagttgtgtcctgatatgtcacacacACAGGGCAGCTATTTGCTTTAGGGAccagggagcaattgggggttcagtgccttgctcaagggcacttcagccatgggtattgagggtggaagaaagcactgttcattcactccccctacctacaactcctgctgtcactgagactcaaacctgctaCCTTTgtgttacaagtccaactctctaaccattaagccacagcTGCCCCTGTGGTGTAATGGTTTCTGCCTTATGATAACAAATGCACCTCTGCATATAAGCAGCAGCCAACATTGGGCAGAGTCACTAAAGGTATGTTATCAGtcaataaattaaatgttcttcCCCAAGATATTGATGGAATTTCTTAACTCCATAAACAACACTcaatttcaactgaaacaggaagaaaGGGCAGGACATATCGAGCAGCCCTCATTTGCACCAATCAAAAGCATATTTATAGTACACTGTCTGAATTCCCTATCACCTACACTGTGCACTACGAGGCATTCACTATAGAGGAAATACTACACTGTGAACAAGTGACTGATCTCAGCCAGAGCTTCAGAGTCTATTATAGACAAATTCCCTTTAAGACAGGTCATGTCACTCGGTGGCATCTTTAAAACGCCTCTCGGGCATGCATTTGCAACTCCTATCTCTTTAAATGGGGAAACATCAAGTTCTACAAAACCGTTcaaaatctgacaacaactgtcataaatgttgtttcttttccACAAATAGCCTTATAAAAAGCATATTTTCAGGCTAGATCAGCCAGTGTGCATGCGCAGTCCTAAGAGCATATCTGAAAATGTTGACAAACGGCAGCTGCAGTGACACACTGACTCTACCAatttgaaagttctgttataatgctactctgtgtGGTCATCACCAGCAGTGTTAGGGGTgatgcattacaagtaatgtgagttacgtaatcagatttttatttttttaagtaactagtaaaataatgcattactttttaatttacaagagaaTATCTGAGTTACTTCTTCAAAAAAGTtatgccagttactttgttttcccatttattgactgacaagtcttcTGTCCCCATTATGGGAGAAATTGGGAAGTATAGAGGAgttgtgtgcgctgtgtgaaAATGATGttgttctagactaaatgtgaaagTGCATTAATTAATCCCactagcaaaaacaaacaaaaaaaaaaaacatttagtgattatcaaaataaattaaaacagtgaaatgcaaactcagaatataatgaaaacctgcaataattaaatatgttaaataacaccaACTAATCCCATTTATTAACCAATGGCTTTGCCACTGACCTTTGatgcatactaataagcaaagattactttagataaactaactgtttttttattgctggacagtgttgaaccttcttctcctgtacactgtacagatgtgaatttactttttcttcagttttattcattacacttttttggtgtgaaagaaattttacatttgcaataaataaaacttcttatattaaaaacaatcaagccctgctcctATTTAAAAAAGTAACGCAAAAATAATGTGACCCATtaatttccataaaaagtaactaagtaacgcaatattgtaattaattacttttaaaagaatTTTTCCTCAACAATGGTCACCGGTCTATTAAAATGCACATCATATTAAAGCGTCTTTGGGTTCTTCCATGTTTACTACAAAACAAAACCATTGAGGGGTTATGATGTCACTGGCAGGCAAAACAATGACACTGTGGACACGGtctgtgtcactagttaaaataaTCTCTAGTTTCAACATTCtttgaaacatttgggataatgtatgtacacaagtcagcaaaatatataacactgttctattcatttttggatattttaataaataaaacaatatatatacatattgtataTATCATGCCTTTAAGTTAATGAACATTCATTCCTCATGAGATTGGAATATAAAGTGTGTCTGAAGACACGCATGCTGCAGAATCCTAAATGACACTTTAGTCTATATTATTGACATTAAAAAGCTTGTATTggatttatatttagaaaaagacCATAGCCGCCTCTCTACTCACCTCAAGCTATTTTTTATGCTACAAATGGCTGTCAGTAAGAATTTTGGTGAAATTGGCTGGCAGAGGAGAAAACATCATTCGGTAAAGAAGTAAAGGTGAGGTTCAGGGGTTGTAAATCATCTCATAAATCTTTTGTTTTaaggtaaaagaaaataaataagatgAGCTCCAAGGGCAGTTTGTCAGATTGAGGCCACATGCTACAGTTTTCAGGTGCTGTTCCTGATTTATGGCTGCTCAATGTAAATTCCCCTGCGATGTCTTCTTTATAAAAGTAAACAGAAATTGTCTgcagtatgtttttttatttatttattttttttttttttacagcttaaaACCAATGTCTGTCAGTTTCCTtgcataattcattttattttttgccagggCACATCCTCTGTTTTGACAGGGTCCTGACATCAAAACTGCTGTGATTACAATTAGATGTAATTGAGATTTTTAAGTAGATGCGGGATGCAACAGTATTGATTAGCATGCGTTTCATCTCAGGGCACATCGCAGTCAATGAAACAGATGGTGGCGTGGTGTTAGAAACATTTCCCTGCTGAGGACACTTTGCCAAAGGTGAAATGTGAGCTGTCAGATACGGAGATGACAGGAGAAAAAGGAGTTCATGTAGGTTCATTCAGAGACCGTAATCCTTACACTGTTTGACATGTTCTTTTACCCGCTGCTACTTAAAATACTTTTCTGATTAACCAATttgtaagtaattttttttaatttttgtatgcattagaattttgttttgtgaAATATTCCATTGTGAATTTCTTAGAAACTCTTTTAATGGCACACTATAGAAGGAAAAAAGGAttctgtaaaactttttttttttctttttattcacagTTTTTGATGGACAATCTTCACAGCAATCTTACAGTTATAAATCAATCTCTTGtttctaaaaaaattaatctgttcCTGGCTTACACATTTTATACTTACACAATatgatacattttcataaaaaaaaaattggggtaactgtggcctaatggttagagtgttgGACTTGTAACCGAAGGTCGCCGGTTTGAGACTTGGTGCTAGCAGGAGTTGTGATGGGGAGGgagtgaataaacagtgctctcttccaccctcaatacccgtATCTAAAatgcccttgagtaaggcaccTAACCCCCATTTGCTCCCTGTGTGCTGGATATATacctgcccactgctgtgtgtgtggactttggatgggttaaatgaagggcatcaattctgagtatgagttacaatacttggcaaatgtcatgacttgcACTCGAACATGCACTGAGCCTCTAATTTAGCCTCTGATTCTACAGAAATACCATACCATACTTACTATTACTAGACACTACAGTTGTTCAAAGAGGAAtaccaaataaaaaacaaatcatgaAAGATCCTGAAAGCTTCTACCACAGCATGGTAAGCTTAGTAACTTGCCAGAAGCTCTGATTGGTTACTGTGGTAAAATAGTGCCTAGAGAGATCAGCCTCCTAAATCGAATCTGCATTATCAGATTAAGACATTTTATCCAGCTGAACCCTTTCCATTGGAATCTGCTCTGGGACAGATTTTGTATTGCATACACATACACGCCCACTCTTTGGCATCCAGAGTATGACCCAGATCATCATCCAGTCCAGAAAATGTCATCATGGAAAATCAATTAAACTCTTTGTCCTCTAAACATTTGCTGGTTTTTGAGttttcttgattttcttttccttttttttctcttttaaagatGTCTTCTCAGTTATTGTAGCATTACTAATAGTCAAAGACCTGGATGGCAATAGTGCTTTAAAGTTCCATCCATATTCTTAACTGTCTTTTCACTAGATTCACACCAgatctaatttaatatataaagataCGGGCAGCTGTAACCTTGCCAAAGGCAAAGAACTTAATAACCTAAGAAGCTACTTCTTTAGATCTGTCTAACACAATCAgtgttcctttttatttttatcatgtgcTTGTAACCCCCCGGGTCCCACTGAACTCGAACTCAGGTTGCCGGTATGGGAGACAggtgcactaacaaggaggctaaagaCCACTGCCTGTAGTGCGCCTCCTGAGTTGAgaggagtgaggtttacctgcacagaaCCTACCAGCTGGCCTCCGTTACagtcacccccctaaacctcactctcacccgggtcacggcaccaatcaGTTACATGACATCGTTTTtttcctataatttttttttaagtgaaatatgCTATTCATATACTGTACAGTGACATAAATACTGTACAGCTCTTTTATTATGAGCAAGTTTTTCACAGCATGTAATTTCAATGTTATGTGTTGCAaacatgcaacaacaaaaaaaacaggaaattatGTCATATAGGACCCCTGCAGAAGTTtcaaagaataattaaaaaaaaaagtttccacaaaaagtaTCAAGCatagtttttaacattgataataagtgtttcttgaacactaaatcagcatcacaagatttttttgtattattgttattattattttatctaacAGCCTATAGTTGTTTAAAAGTGCTGTAATATTtgcaattatatttcacaatatttgtgttttattgctttattgtattttgatcaaataaatgcagccttggtgagcataagagacatttcAATAGTCTTTCAGACCCTTTTGAATAGTAATTtgcatatgtatgtatgaatgcaTGAATATAACATAAGttgaatatttgcattttaaacctGTAATGGGATATTCTGGTAATACAGCATGACAGCAGTTGAACTACAAGAGGGGTTTTCATCATTCTTCTGTCACAGCTacactgtattaaacacacaaagacaaagaagaagaagaagaagaagaagaagaagaagaagaagatgatgatgatgatgatgatgtttaaTCTAGAAAGTCTTTAATCCAACACACTGATTAGCATTAATAAAGACGAGACTGGACAAACTAGACCTGAACACTATGGAACTTAAATACACAGACCAAACAAGCATAATTGACTACACACAcctgaacaaaatgaaacaattaaCTCAGTAGGAACTGTGAAAGAGGAAAACAAAAGTCCAAACTGAATGACATGTGACACTTCTACGTATATTGCTTAGTCTAAACTCATTACACTGAAGGGGATAAGAGACACTTTTTTGATGTGTTCAGATagcatgaataataaattatgaaacgGGCTGGATTTCATCCCTTGACATTCTATCTGTTTACACTTGTAGTTCATGATGAAATGCATATGAGTGATTCTGTTGATTTATTTGTGATGTGAAGAATATTATTGTGACAACAGCGTAATATCCAATCAATAGAAAATTGCTCTCTTCTCTGTCAAGATTAGAGCATGACATGAGAAATCCCTGCATTAATTTCCCACATAATAACAAAGATTTGACGCTGGCAAAGCGAAGCAAAGAATATCTATCATGGAAGTTGCACATTTGTCACAAACGATCTAATCAGCAGCTGTCGTCCACAAAACAGTGATTATGTGTGAAATATGAGATGGAACCACACGTAACTACCTGCTACAGATAATAATACAGAACCTTTGATTATGATTGACATGTTATTGAATATGATCAGCTTATCGTTCTCTCTGTTGTTTTAGGAAATATATCATCAGCACATAAGCATATTATTCAAATATCATTTACTCATATGATTGCCTGTTTGTCCTGAGCTTCTGACATATTTAAATTAAGAGAAAATTCTTTGACATATTTTTCCACTTTAAGTAAGAGTAGATTCCTTAAATATGACTACCTGGACCGTCCAAAGTTAAGACCAgagaagtacacacacatacaaaccatattttaaaaactttataaaatg from the Carassius auratus strain Wakin unplaced genomic scaffold, ASM336829v1 scaf_tig00214289, whole genome shotgun sequence genome contains:
- the LOC113091781 gene encoding CD209 antigen-like protein C → MDLEAIYETVERRDIENTTGPQSQSHGQDEGKDLKHRGSRCLGLITVGLGLISVLLVVFNMLQHITITTERDLTNNYKNTLEEFNQTIKSLQDNYTDLMTKKHQLQNNFSSLSQKNLEQETRVRDLTAKKTQLQRNVDSLSQKNLEQENRVRDLTAAKTQLQRNVESLSQKKQDLETRVASLSWFFMSTELSWSASRQYCKNHGADLVIINTEEKQRFISSLVSERVWIGLSDTENEGTMKWVDNSALKQGFWIKGEPNNYGGTEDCIELNYNRMQKEWSPLKSWNDISCSETKKGICEK